The DNA region CCTCGTACGTCCAGAACGCGCGGACCGTCATCCGGCCGAGGTCCATGACGTGGCTGACGGTGATGCCGCTCTGCTCGGTCCAGCTGACGAAGTACACCTGCGGCCCGACCTCGGCGACGTGCAGGGCGACGTCCTCCCACTGACCGGCCGACTCGCCGAGGCCCTCCCAGCGCAGCCGCTTGCCGTCGGCCGAGTAGGCGTTGCGGAAGGCCGCGCCGTTGTCGACCTGGAACAGGAAGGTGCGGCCGGCGAAGCCGGGCAGGGGGGCGGTCATGGTGGGGCTGGTCCTCGTCTCTCATGCGGTACTCGGTGTGTCCGGACGGTTCCGGCACGGGTTGGATCTCCAACCTATCCGACTGCCCCGTCTTTCGCGGCGTACTCGGGCATCGGGCGACAGCCTGCGGACCGGTGCCCGCGCCGGACCCGCGGCGGCCCCACCCGGTCCGGCCCCACCCGGCTCCCCGTTCCGCCGGGCGCACCGGGCTCCCGGGCCCGCCGGACCCTCCGGGCCGCGCGAACGGGGCCCCGCCGGGGCCGGAACCCGCCCCGG from Kitasatospora sp. NBC_00458 includes:
- a CDS encoding phenolic acid decarboxylase, whose product is MTAPLPGFAGRTFLFQVDNGAAFRNAYSADGKRLRWEGLGESAGQWEDVALHVAEVGPQVYFVSWTEQSGITVSHVMDLGRMTVRAFWTYEGEGGRVGELHTGTLQSVA